A DNA window from Siniperca chuatsi isolate FFG_IHB_CAS linkage group LG6, ASM2008510v1, whole genome shotgun sequence contains the following coding sequences:
- the qsox1 gene encoding sulfhydryl oxidase 1, with protein sequence MARRCGRATSRFTGEIQIYPRKIPTSAVWLCFCLLFPSAAEAGLYSASDQIILLTPENAESVLINSTAAMVVEFYASWCGHCIAFSPVYKSLARDIKEWKPAVDLVAIDCAAEENRKVCTDFSIKGYPTIKFFHAYSKAEAKGQAFKAFPRNVRGIRHRIIDQLETHEEPWPPACPPLEPTSQAEIDSFFETNNVEHLALIFEDAKSYIGREVTLDLLQFENVAVRRVLSTEEGLVTKLGVTEFPSCYLYYPRGNFTRLKVHIEARAYYSYALQKLPGVVRSGKPPLVVTAVGTNSTEKPWRPFNRSRVYMADLESALHYSLRVEVAAHSVIKGEALISLRKYISVLAKYFPGRPVVMNLLKSVNSLLQNQTGDEISYEAFREMLDNSAQFPDTALPEGVRWVGCQGSQPHLRGYPCGMWILFHVLTVQAKTAGGTDPQEVLGAMRNYVRSFFGCRPCAEHFENMARESLVEVNTLSSAVLWLWSRHNLVNNRLAGALSEDPNFPKIQWPSPEMCSACHAVKENGEHRWNNEQVLPFLLSYFSSNSILTDYLEDESQILAKQWEKHKSQQQALEAQKHVERKAREALGSMTHYLPSQPTVQEEEEEEEEEEEGTQDEAMADEEEEGGEGAAAAAGQLEGKTPEQTPWAKPEMEVGRGRRQAYGKPSIVGMRMRELQEDIVDLDSFVNEHYKAKALRVAASSRVKQRTLQRKVEQEPGPVFGLGMELDAGLGMVGLQPIEADFELDVGQQRKRLQKRELTGQYFDEEAELSHRGRWMSVLSIGFSKVDISLCVILYFLSSMCLLAMYLFFKNRLRLRRAKVSLP encoded by the exons ATGGCGCGGCGCTGCGGCCGTGCCACGTCTCGGTTTACCGGAGAAATACAAATATATCCCAGAAAGATACCAACGTCTGCAGTTTGgttatgtttttgtcttctttttccttctgcCGCGGAGGCTGGACTGTACTCCGCTTCTGATCAAATCATCTTGTTAACTCCGGAAAATGCGGAGTCGGTTTTGATCAACTCCACAGCTGCTATGGTTGTGGAGTTTTACGCTTCATGGTGCGGACACTGTATCGCCTTCTCTCCGGTTTACAAAAGTCTGGCTAGAGACATTAAAG AGTGGAAGCCAGCTGTGGACCTGGTAGCTATAGACTGTGCTGCAGAGGAGAACAGGAAGGTCTGCACTGACTTCAGCATCAAAGGGTATCCCACAATAAAG TTCTTCCATGCTTATTCCAAGGCTGAGGCTAAAGGACAGGCTTTTAAAG CTTTCCCCCGCAATGTTCGGGGGATCCGTCACAGGATCATAGACCAACTGGAAACCCATGAAGAGCCCTGGCCCCCCGCCTGCCCCCCACTGGAGCCcaccag CCAAGCAGAGATTGACAGCTTCTTTGAGACCAACAACGTTGAACACCTGGCTCTGATCTTCGAGGACGCTAAATCCTATATCGGCCGAGAG GTAACCCTGGACCTGTTACAGTTTGAGAATGTTGCAGTGCGGAGAGTCCTGAGCACTGAGGAAGGTCTGGTAACCAAACTGGGAGTGACTGAGTTTCCATCCTGCTACCTTTACTATCCTCGAGGCAACTTCACCAGACTCAAAGT CCACATCGAGGCTCGTGCTTACTACTCTTACGCCCTCCAGAAGCTGCCAGGGGTGGTGCGGTCAGGGAAGCCTCCACTGGTCGTCACAGCCGTCGGCACcaacagcacagagaagccCTGGAGACCCTTCAACAG GTCCAGGGTGTACATGGCAGACCTGGAGTCAGCGCTGCACTACTCTCTGCGTGTGGAGGTGGCTGCCCATTCTGTCATCAAAGGAGAGGCCCTCATTTCTCTCAGGAAGTACATCTCTGTCCTGgcaaag TACTTTCCAGGCCGTCCAGTGGTGATGAACCTTTTGAAGTCTGTAAACTCTCTGCTACAGAACCAGACTGGTGATGAGATTTCCTATGAGGCATTCAGAGAGATGCTGGATAACTCAGCACAG tTTCCAGACACTGCTTTGCCTGAAGGAGTGAGGTGGGTGGGCTGTCAGGGTTCACAACCCCACCTGAGAGGTTACCCCTGTGGGATGTGGATTCTCTTCCATGTTCTCACTGTCCAGGCCAAGACCGCTGGAggcacag ATCCCCAGGAGGTGCTGGGAGCGATGAGAAACTATGTCCGCAGCTTCTTTGGCTGCAGGCCGTGTGCCGAGCACTTTGAGAACATGGCAAGGGAGAGTCTGGTGGAGGTGAACACGTTGTCGTCAGCGGTCCTGTGGCTTTGGTCCAGACACAATCTCGTCAACAACAGACTGGCAG GTGCTTTAAGTGAAGACCCCAACTTCCCAAAGATCCAGTGGCCTTCACCAGAAATGTGTTCAGCCTGCCATGCGGTGAAGGAAAACGGGGAGCACAGGTGGAACAATGAGCAGGTTCTCCCCTTCCTCCTGTCCTACTTCTCATCTAACAGTATACTCACAG ACTACCTCGAAGATGAAAGCCAGATCCTGGCAAAACAGTGGGAAAAACATAAGAGTCAGCAGCAAGCTTTAGAGGCTCAGAAACATGTAGAGAGGAAAGCCAGGGAGGCCTTGGGCTCCATGACACATTATCTACCATCGCAACCCACTGtgcaagaagaggaggaagaggaggaggaggaggaggaggggacgCAGGATGAAGCAATggcagatgaagaggaggaaggtggggaaggagcagcagcagcagcaggtcagtTGGAGGGTAAGACGCCTGAGCAAACCCCCTGGGCCAAACCTGAAATGGAGGTGGGTCGAGGCCGGCGGCAGGCCTACGGGAAGCCGAGCATTGTGGGGATGAGGATGCGAGAGCTGCAGGAGGACATCGTGGATCTCGACTCATTTGTCAACGAGCACTACAAGGCCAAGGCGCTGCGGGTGGCTGCCTCCAGCCGGGTCAAACAACGCACCCTGCAGAGGAAGGTGGAGCAGGAGCCCGGGCCTGTGTTTGGGCTCGGCATGGAGCTGGACGCAGGGCTCGGGATGGTGGGCCTGCAGCCTATAGAAGCAGACTTTGAGCTGGATGTGGGGCAGCAGAGGAAGCGGCTGCAGAAGCGAGAATTGACAGGCCAGTACTTTGATGAGGAGGCCGAGTTGAGCCACAGGGGACGCTGGATGTCTGTGCTGAGCATTGGATTCTCCAAAGTGGACATTAGCCTGTGTGTAATTCTTTATTTCCTGTCCTCCATGTGTCTTTTGGCCATGTACCTTTTCTTCAAAAACCGCCTCAGGCTACGGCGAGCTAAAGTATCCCTGCCCTGA